Proteins from one Dromiciops gliroides isolate mDroGli1 chromosome 6, mDroGli1.pri, whole genome shotgun sequence genomic window:
- the LOC122732556 gene encoding LOW QUALITY PROTEIN: actin-like protein 6A (The sequence of the model RefSeq protein was modified relative to this genomic sequence to represent the inferred CDS: deleted 1 base in 1 codon; substituted 1 base at 1 genomic stop codon) yields the protein MSGSVYGGDEVGALVFDIGSYTVRAGYAGEDCPKVDFPTAIGVVLERDDRSTLMEIEGDKGKQGGVTYYTDTNALRVPREHMEAISPLKNGMIEDWDSFQAILDHTYKMHVKSEASLHPVLSEVPWNTRAKREKLTELMFEHYNIPAFFLCKTAVLTAFANGRSTGLILDSGATHTTAIPVHDGRYVLQQGIGKSPVAGDFITMQCRELFQEMNVELIPPYMITLKEAIREGSPANWKRKEKLPQVTRSWHNYMCNCVIQDFQAFVLQVSDLTYDEXVAAQMPTVHYEFPNGYNCDFGAERLNTFTLDGSNNPSGILSGNTMLGVSHVVTTSFGMCDIDIRPGLYGSVIVAGGNTLIQSFTDRLNRELSQKTPPSMKLKLIANNTAVERRFSSWIGGSILASLGTFQQMWISKQEYEEGGKQCVERKCP from the exons ATGAGTGGCAGTGTCTATGGAGGAGATGAAGTAGGGGCTCTTGTTTTTGACATTGGCTCCTATACAGTGAGAGCTGGCTATGCTGGTGAGGACTGTCCAAAGGTTGATTTTCCCACCGCTATTGGTGTGGTACTTGAAAGGGATGATCGGAGCACATTGATGGAGATAGAAGGGGATAAAGGCAAACAAGGTGGTGTCACGTACTACACAGATACTAATGCATTGCGTGTTCCAAGAGAGCATATGGAGGCAATATCACCTTTAAAGAATGGAATGATTGAAGATTGGGACAGCTTCCAAGCTATTTTGGATCATACCTACAAGATGCATGTCAAATCAGAAGCCAGCTTGCACCCTGTTCTGTCAGAAGTACCATGGAATACcagagcaaaaagagagaaactgaCGGAGTTGATGTTTGAACATTACAACATCCCTgcattcttcctttgtaaaactgCAGTTCTTACAGCATTTGCGAATGGTCGTTCCACAGGCCTGATTTTGGATAGTGGAGCCACTCATACTACTGCCATTCCAGTCCATGATGGA AGATATGTCCTTCAGCAAGGCATTGGGAAGTCACCTGTTGCTGGTGACTTTATTACCATGCAGTGTAGAGAACTGTTCCAAGAAATGAATGTAGAATTGATCCCTCCATATATGATCACATTAAAGGAGGCCATTCGTGAAGGATCCCCAGCCaattggaagagaaaagaaaagttgcCACAGGTTACTAGGTCTTGGCACAACTACATGTGTAATTGTGTGATCCAAGATTTTCAAGCTTTTGTGCTCCAAGTATCAGATTTAACTTATGATGAATAAGTGGCTGCACAGATGCCAACAGTTCACTATGAATTTCCCAATGGCTACAACTGTGATTTTGGTGCTGAGCGACTTAACACCTTCACATTAGATGGATCAAATAACCCTTCAGGAATCTTATCAGGCAACACAATGTTGGGCGTGAGTCATGTTGTTACCACAAGTTTTGGGATGTGTGACATTGACATCAGACCAGGACTTTATGGCAGTGTCATAGTGGCAGGAGGAAACACTCTTATACAGAGTTTTACTGATAGACTGAATCGGGAGCTCTCTCAGAAGACACCTCCGAGTATGAAATTGAAGTTGATTGCAAATAACACAGCAGTGGAACGACGATTTAGTTCATGGATTGGTGGTTCAATTCTAGCTTCTCTGGGTACTTTTCAACAGATGTGGATTTCCAAACAAGAGTATGAAGAAGGAGGAAAACAATGTGTAGAAAGGAAATGCCCTTGA